AAATGGTGAAAATGGAATCAACTATGAAGGAAGCACGACTGTCGGAAGCACAATTACAAAGAACCGGATCAAAGATAACGGACAAAACGGGATTTCAGACACAGCTGGATTCAATTTTATCTATAACAATGAAATGATGGGGAATAAGCAAAATGGGGTTTATGAAGTATCGGGTCTCGGATCTGGAGCAATCATCAAAAATAAGCTTTATTTAAACCAAAACGGTGTCCGACTTGATAACGAAGGTGCCCAAGTCGCAGGCAACACGATTAGATCTAACTCGAAGTCTGGCGTAATGATCAATAGCGACTTTAATAATCTAACCGAAAACACGATTGCAAGAAATCATCACAACGGTGTCGAACTAACTCCAGAAGCGAATAATAATCTCATTTACAAAAATCAGATCGTTGAAAATAGACCGGTAGATATTAAATCTACGAACCCAAACAATACATTCATTGATAACAAATGTATGAATAGTGAACCACCAGAGATTTGTAAAAGGAAATAAAAAGGACGGCTCTCCTGCTCTTAAGCATGAGAACCGTCTTTGTTTTGTTATGGATTCTGTTATCTATCGCAAACACTGAAAATGCAAACAAATATTTGGAATAATATGCTAAAATTGTAGTTAATTAAAAAGGGGTGTGGGATTGTGAAGGACCTGAAGAAGGAGTATCCAATTCTAAAACAGGATGAATATCATCGGAAAATGAAAAAGAAAAACAAAGGGCTTGTCATTGATACATTTAATGGCATTATAAATTTTTTCTTGAAGATCATCTTCCGGTAATCCTTATTCAATATAAGAGGGAAAATAGATATTACATTGTTAGTTAACAACTTAGAGGGGGAAATAATGTTAGAATGGCTTTGGTTACCGTTAATTGTTGCATTTTCTCTACTTTATTATGCTCATAAGAATGGATTGAAGCATAAGGAAACATTAAGAGAAATTGATTTGAAAGAGAAACAAATTGAGTTAGAAATGATGAGAGAAAGAAACCGCTCAACTAACGATAAAAAGGGTGAGGGTTAGGATTACTTGTTAATTTTCAGCTACTAGGGGGCTTTCGTGAAAAAAGGAGATAATAAGAAATTAGGAGGTATAAATGAAAATCAAAGAGGTACAAAGTCCATATATCAATGAAACTATCAATGATAGAAAATATAGTTACATTGAGTCACTGGGGACACCTATCATTGAAACAATAGATGATGGGATTTGTATTCATTTTATTTATTTTGGCGATAGTGAAACCAAATCCGTTCATGTCTTGGGCAGTTTTCCAGGATGGGAGTTAGACAAAGGGGAAATGGTAAAAATCGAAGATAGCAAGGTATGGGTGAAATCCTTTAAAACCGACAGTCCAGTGGCTAGTACATATTACTTTTCGGTAAATGATGAGTTTGGAGACAACTGGGAGAAACGCTTTGAACATTTTTTAACAGATCCTTTAAATCCCAACAAAATGTTGTTTTCTGAATCACCAGGTGACATAAAAATTAAAAACACAGAGGTTTCATACTTCTCAGTCAGTAAGTCGCTTTCATCTTTGGATATAAAAAATAAGAACCATAATATATACAAAGAGGTTTTTACCAGTAACCTTTTGGATAACCAAAGGAATCTATGGATCTATGACCCCGTTAATGCCATTGATACTCCCAAAAATCTATTAATTATTTTTGATGGATTTCAATATACAGAAGCTATTCCAGTTGCTAATATGATTGACCATTTATATGAAGAAGGAAATATAGCTCCAACATTAATGATTGGAGTGGATAGTCCTGATCGTTTTAATGAATTTAATGGAAATGAACAGTTTACTAAATTTATCACAGATGAGTTACTACCATGGATACGTAATACCTTCGCTGTTAGTCACAATCCTAAAGATGTCGCTTTATGCGGTGCAAGTTTAGGTGGTTTATCCGCTTTTTATACTGCGTTAAATCATTCGAACCTTTTTGGTAATGTAATATCTCAATCAGGATCCTTTAATCACAAAAAAACGAAGGTTGAGAATGATCAGTATTGGTCCGTTCATTATCTAGAATCCCAACCAAAGCATCCTGTTCGTATATATATGAATTCTGGACGGTTAGAAATGGACGAATTACAACACGCAAATTCACTCACATACCAAACGCTTCTCAGTAATGGTTATGAAGTTAAGTATGAAATATTTAATGGAGGGCATGATTTGCTTTGGTGGCGTGAAACCTTTCTCGATGGGCTGGAATATTTATTTTGCGAAGAATAATAGCCTTATAAACTGTTAAATTACAAAGAGTAAACGAAAGATCGATATTATCTAGAAATCAAGTTTTCATGAAAAGGGGGCGCTTGCTTAAAAAGTAAGTGCTCAATCTTTGACCGGAGAGATAAACGACATTGGAAGTAGGGATGTGCTAAAAGTGATGATGTTTGAAAAGAATGAAATTAATAAGTGGAAAATTGAATTAGAGATTATGAATTCAAATCCGTCCTATAATCTTGTGTCCAAGAATAAACAAACTATTAGTTTTGAAGATATAGAGTCTGAGTTTCAAGAATCTAAGAAGCTAAACACCACTCGATTATTAATCAAGAAGTCTGAAAAGCACATTGGTCTAGTGGATTACTGCATAGAAAATCCCTCTGATGGTACACCTTGGGTAAGTTTGTTTGTCATTCATAAACAGTTTCAAGGTTCTGGAAACTCTCTTGAAGCATTTCGACATTTAGAAGAGCTCATTAGACAAAAAGAAAAGAATAAGTTACGTTTGGCAGTACATAAGGAAAATGAGAAAGGGTTAATTATTTGGACTAAATTAGGTTTTAACAAATTTAAAGAAGTAGTTTTGGATGGAAAACCACACTACTGTTTAGAAAAGGATTTATAGTCTTTATTCAAGATAAGGGACCTTTAATGGAGTAAAAGGTTTCAAATAAATACGAGAAATAGCTCAATTCATAATGAATTTGGGCTTTTTTTTCACAGAAAAAAAGCACCGCAATCTGCGGTGCTTTTAGTCGTGTTTTTTAATAACGGGACCAGTTACTAATTTTAGATAAATCCAAGTACGGATGCCATAACGATGAGGATCAGTATTGGAGCGACAAGTCTTAGTGACCAAATCCATAACATGCCCCATAGACCGCCTTCGCGAAGTCCTCCGATTTCAAGGGATTTCTTCTTACCAAGTGCCCAACCGACAAATAGAGCAGTCAATAATCCACCGAGTGGTAGGAGGATGTTGGAAGCTAAATAGTCGACTGCATCGAAGAATCCTTTGCCGAAGATCGTGAATTCACTCCATGCCCCTAGTGAAAGAGAAGATGGAACACCGAATAAGAAAATGATCGTTCCTAGGATCCAAGTTGCTTTTTTACGTGTCCACTCAAACTTACGCATAAAGTACGCAACCGGTACTTCTAGAATCGAAATCGCTGATGTTAAAGCTGCCATTGAAATCAGTAGGAAGAACAAGATCGAGAAGAACTGTCCTAATGGCATTTGTTCAAATACAGCAGGAAGTGTGATGAAGATTAACCCTGGTCCTGCGCCTGGGTCCATTCCGAAAGCGAATACGGCAGGGAAGATTGCAAGTCCTGCGAGTAATGCAAACCCTGTATCTGCCATACTGACGCCTACTGCAGCGGTAGGGAGTTTCACGTTCTGTGGTACATAACTACCATACGTAATCATCGTTCCCATCCCCAAGCTGAGTGAGAAGAATGCATGCCCTAAAGCAACCAGAACAGCTTCAGCATTTAGCGCTGAGAAATCTGGTGAGAAGAGGAATGAAAAACCTTCTCCTGATCCTGGTAGTGTTAAGCCGCGAATTGCTAACACAACTAGGAGTATTCCTAATGTAGGCATCAAGATTTTATTCCACTTTTCAATACCTTGTTTAATCCCTTTAACAACAATAATGATAACGAGTCCCATAAATAATAACTGCCATATAATTGGACCTAGTGATGCTCCGATAAAGCCACCGAAATGGTCGGCCATTTTTTCAGCAGGTACAGCGAGAAGATCTCCGCTAATAGCTTTCGTCGTATACGACAGGGCCCAACCTGCAACGACACCATAGAATGATAGAATTAAGAATGCAGACATAACACCGAATATTCCTGTAATAAACCATGGCTTTCCAGGTGTTAGTTCTTTAAATGATCCAACAGCATCTTTTTGGGTATTTCGACCGACTGAAAATTCGGCAAGCATGATCGGAATACCGATTAGTGCGATACAAATTAAATAAACGATAATAAATGCGCCGCCACCATTTTCCCCAGTAATATACGGGAATTTCCAAATGTTACCTAGTCCAATTGCCGACCCCATTGCGGCAAGCATAAACCCTGTGCGTGATTTCCATTGCTCACGCCCCTGTTGCTCCAACCCTTGACTCATGTCCAATCCCCCTAAAAGATAGTATTTTTCTCCTACATTTCTATCATACATTATTATTTAACAGAAAATTAATAAAATTTAATATTTTTATAAATATTTTTTGTATAAGCCTCAAAATGATGATCGCAAAACACCTAATCGTACTATTTGAGGGAGATTAACGATATACTGATGAAGGTGTCTTACAAGCTATACATAATTAGAAAAACAGGAGGTTACTTATGAAAGAACAAAATTACGAAAATCATGCAAAGATTGATCCGAAGTACCATAGAGTTCTTACGCTTCTCGCACTTGTAACGCTTATTTTATCGATTACGTACATCGTCAGAAATATCGGGAGTGAGTTGCTGCTTAGTCTCGTGATCTTATTTATGCTCATCACGCTGATTTTAGTGGCAGCGATTCTAAGGTTATACGCGCTTAAAGTACAGGACCGGGTGATCAGGGACGAAGAAAATTTCCGTTATTACCGGTTAACGGGGAATCTTTTAGACCCAACTCTTTCAACGAAACAGGTCATTGCGCTTCGTTTTGCTTCAGATGAAGAATTCCCGGCATTAGTCGAACGCTCGATGTCAGAGAATCTTTCACCGGACGAAATCAAGAAGGCGGTACAAAATTGGCGTGCCGACCATCATCGCGTATAATTGAGGTAGAATCTAACAGCTCTTAAAGGGCTGTTTCTTTTTTAGTGGGACATGGGAACAGGTACCTCGTCCCAATAGGAGGCTAGTTATGCAGAATGAAACAATGGTAGATGTGAAAGGTCTTGTGAAGCGTTATGGCTCTTTTGTAGCGGTTAATGGGGTCGAGTTTCAGGTGAAAAAAGGAGAGATCTTCGGACTGCTTGGCCCGAATGGTGCAGGCAAAACGACAACGATTGAAATGTTGGTTGGTCTCCGAAAGCCTGATCAAGGAACGGCGACGCTCGCAGACTTTGACGTCCGAAAACAAGTGAATAAAGTCAAAGAGGTCATCGGTGTGCAATTGCAGTCCACCTCTTTATTTGAATTATTGAAGGTAGAAGAGATCCTTCATTTATACGCAAGCTTTTATCCAAGTCATGTCGATATCAATCAGTTAGTTGAGGACATGCTGTTGACAGAAAAACGGAACGACAGAATTAAAGGACTATCTGGCGGACAAAAGCAGCGTCTCGCGATTGCGCTTGCGCTCATCCATGATCCGAACATCGTGTTTTTAGATGAACCGACAACTGGACTTGATCCACAAGCAAGACGTACATTGTGGGACATCGTGCTTCGTTTAAAGGAGCGAGGAAAGACCGTTCTGCTCTCCACACATTATATGGATGAGGCTCATGTGCTCTGTGATCGCATCGGCATCATGGATCAAGGGGAACTGATTGCGCTCGATACACCGACTAATTTGGTGAAGAAATTGCAGTCAACGAGCACCGTAGAATTCCGATTGACCAATCCACCGGAAAACGAATGGTTCATGGAAATGGATGGGGTTGAAGAAGTATCCATTAAAGATACGTTCGTGCAGCTTTATACGGACGATCTTCAGCTCGCATTAACCTCTCTCATCCAAGTTTCTTCAGAACACAATCTGAATATTGAGGATTTACAAACACGAACAGCGACACTTGAAGACGTCTTCATACATATGACAGGGAGGAGTTTAAGAGAATCATGAGAGCTTATTGGCAGTTAACATTAGCGCAACTACGCATCTTTGCTCGGAACAGACAAGTCATCTTCTTCACCTTACTCTTCCCGGTTATTTTAATGCTCGCCTTAGGCTCATTTGTTGGCGGAGGGAATTCACTATCCTTAACAGTGGGAATGGTCGATCTCGACGAAACAGATGCATCAAAGGATTTGAAAAAACTCTTCAAGGAAAATGAAGGAATTGAAACAAATCCATATGAAAAAGTGGAAGAAGGTAAGAAAGCTGTTGAAAACGGGGATATTCAGCTGCTCATTGAAATCCCTAAAGGCTATGAAGCGAAAACAAAAGCAGGAGAAGACCCTTCCTCGATACCCGTTTATTATAATGAGAAAAATTTAACGACCGCTGAACTTGGTCTTACGGTCGTGAACGGTATTATCGATCAATATAGTAAAGAGCTTGTCGACTATCAACCTGTTGTGACCGTTGAAAAAGTCGGGATAGAAGCACTTGAAATCCGTTACATCGATTTCCTTGTACCAGGTATTGTTGCGATGATGATTATGAGTAACAACATGAACGGTGTCGCAGGACAAATTTCTGCTTGGCGCGAGCGAGGTATTTTACGAAGAATGCAAGGAACAAGGTTAAAAGCATCGACCTTTATTGCAGCTCAAATTACAGCACGCCTGTTTTTGAATGGAACCCAAGCGTTGTTAGTCGTCCTGATTGCAGACCTCATCTTTAACATCAATGTGGTCGGATCCTGGGTCGCACTCATCTTCTTCATCATGCTCGGTACACTTGCGTTTATGTCGATCGGGTTCATTATTGCGGGGATTGCGAAAAACCCGGAAAGTGCTGGACCGATTGCTGGTTTCATATCGTTCCCGCTGCTGTTTTTGGGAGGCGTATTCTTCCCAATCAGCAATATGCCAGGTTGGATACAGCCGATCGTCAACGTCCTACCAATCGCCCATCTAAGCTCCGCACTCAGAGAAACGATGAACCTCGGGACATCAATTCTCGAGTTAGGAACCGAAACCATGGTTCTAGGCGTATGGCTTGTAGGTGGTTTTGCGCTCGCAAGCTACGTGTTTAAGTGGGAATAGTACAAAGACTGAGTTGAGCCATTCAACTCAGTTTTTTATATGTGTTAGAGTAGATGAAAACGGAAAAAGTAATACTAAAGAGCGCTTTAGAAATCAATTTTAAAGCAAAGGAGCGGTAAATGATGACCCAACAAGGATGGCAGTTTGATAACAGTTACGCACAATTACCGAAAGCATTTTTTTCAAAAATAGAACCGAACCCAGTACGTGAACCGAAACTGATCATTTTTAACGAAAAATTAGCAGATAAGCTTGGTTTAGATCAAGAAGCTCTTCAAGGTGAAGAAGGCGTAGCGGTGTTTGCAGGAAACGATACGCCAGAAGGTGGATTACCTCTTGCCCAAGCGTATGCAGGGCACCAATTCGGAAATCTCACGATGCTAGGGGACGGACGGGCAATGATGATCGGTGAGCACATCACGCCTGATGGAAAGCGTTTCGATATCCAGTTAAAAGGATCTGGTCGAACCCCATACTCTAGAGGTGGCGATGGACGAGCATCCCTTGGACCGATGCTACGCGAATACATCATCAGTGAAGCGATGCACGGACTTGGAATTCCGACAACTAGAAGCCTTGCGGTTGTCACAACAGGAGAACCGGTCTACCGTGAGACTGAACTTCAAGGAGCGATTTTAACACGTGTTGCTTCTAGCCATATTCGTGTTGGGACTTTCCAATACGCTGCAGGTAAAGGCGATATGGACGATCTTAAGAAGCTCGCTGAATATACGATTGACCGTCATTACTCGTATATAAAAGAAGAAGGGTCGGACAGATATCTTGCCCTTTTAAAAGAAGTGATGAAACGTCAAGCTGAACTGATCGCGAAATGGCAGCTCGTCGGATTCATTCATGGCGTAATGAACACCGATAACATGACACTAAGTGGTGAAACGATTGACTACGGACCATGCGCATTTATGGATACATTCGATCCAGCAACCGTCTTCAGCTCAATCGATACACAAGGACGATATGCGTATCGCAACCAACCAGCGATTGGGGCAT
The sequence above is a segment of the Pseudalkalibacillus berkeleyi genome. Coding sequences within it:
- a CDS encoding alpha/beta hydrolase — encoded protein: MKIKEVQSPYINETINDRKYSYIESLGTPIIETIDDGICIHFIYFGDSETKSVHVLGSFPGWELDKGEMVKIEDSKVWVKSFKTDSPVASTYYFSVNDEFGDNWEKRFEHFLTDPLNPNKMLFSESPGDIKIKNTEVSYFSVSKSLSSLDIKNKNHNIYKEVFTSNLLDNQRNLWIYDPVNAIDTPKNLLIIFDGFQYTEAIPVANMIDHLYEEGNIAPTLMIGVDSPDRFNEFNGNEQFTKFITDELLPWIRNTFAVSHNPKDVALCGASLGGLSAFYTALNHSNLFGNVISQSGSFNHKKTKVENDQYWSVHYLESQPKHPVRIYMNSGRLEMDELQHANSLTYQTLLSNGYEVKYEIFNGGHDLLWWRETFLDGLEYLFCEE
- a CDS encoding GNAT family N-acetyltransferase, encoding MFEKNEINKWKIELEIMNSNPSYNLVSKNKQTISFEDIESEFQESKKLNTTRLLIKKSEKHIGLVDYCIENPSDGTPWVSLFVIHKQFQGSGNSLEAFRHLEELIRQKEKNKLRLAVHKENEKGLIIWTKLGFNKFKEVVLDGKPHYCLEKDL
- a CDS encoding sodium-dependent transporter; its protein translation is MSQGLEQQGREQWKSRTGFMLAAMGSAIGLGNIWKFPYITGENGGGAFIIVYLICIALIGIPIMLAEFSVGRNTQKDAVGSFKELTPGKPWFITGIFGVMSAFLILSFYGVVAGWALSYTTKAISGDLLAVPAEKMADHFGGFIGASLGPIIWQLLFMGLVIIIVVKGIKQGIEKWNKILMPTLGILLVVLAIRGLTLPGSGEGFSFLFSPDFSALNAEAVLVALGHAFFSLSLGMGTMITYGSYVPQNVKLPTAAVGVSMADTGFALLAGLAIFPAVFAFGMDPGAGPGLIFITLPAVFEQMPLGQFFSILFFLLISMAALTSAISILEVPVAYFMRKFEWTRKKATWILGTIIFLFGVPSSLSLGAWSEFTIFGKGFFDAVDYLASNILLPLGGLLTALFVGWALGKKKSLEIGGLREGGLWGMLWIWSLRLVAPILILIVMASVLGFI
- a CDS encoding DUF6526 family protein; this encodes MKEQNYENHAKIDPKYHRVLTLLALVTLILSITYIVRNIGSELLLSLVILFMLITLILVAAILRLYALKVQDRVIRDEENFRYYRLTGNLLDPTLSTKQVIALRFASDEEFPALVERSMSENLSPDEIKKAVQNWRADHHRV
- a CDS encoding ABC transporter ATP-binding protein; its protein translation is MQNETMVDVKGLVKRYGSFVAVNGVEFQVKKGEIFGLLGPNGAGKTTTIEMLVGLRKPDQGTATLADFDVRKQVNKVKEVIGVQLQSTSLFELLKVEEILHLYASFYPSHVDINQLVEDMLLTEKRNDRIKGLSGGQKQRLAIALALIHDPNIVFLDEPTTGLDPQARRTLWDIVLRLKERGKTVLLSTHYMDEAHVLCDRIGIMDQGELIALDTPTNLVKKLQSTSTVEFRLTNPPENEWFMEMDGVEEVSIKDTFVQLYTDDLQLALTSLIQVSSEHNLNIEDLQTRTATLEDVFIHMTGRSLRES
- a CDS encoding ABC transporter permease, whose translation is MRAYWQLTLAQLRIFARNRQVIFFTLLFPVILMLALGSFVGGGNSLSLTVGMVDLDETDASKDLKKLFKENEGIETNPYEKVEEGKKAVENGDIQLLIEIPKGYEAKTKAGEDPSSIPVYYNEKNLTTAELGLTVVNGIIDQYSKELVDYQPVVTVEKVGIEALEIRYIDFLVPGIVAMMIMSNNMNGVAGQISAWRERGILRRMQGTRLKASTFIAAQITARLFLNGTQALLVVLIADLIFNINVVGSWVALIFFIMLGTLAFMSIGFIIAGIAKNPESAGPIAGFISFPLLFLGGVFFPISNMPGWIQPIVNVLPIAHLSSALRETMNLGTSILELGTETMVLGVWLVGGFALASYVFKWE
- a CDS encoding protein adenylyltransferase SelO, with protein sequence MTQQGWQFDNSYAQLPKAFFSKIEPNPVREPKLIIFNEKLADKLGLDQEALQGEEGVAVFAGNDTPEGGLPLAQAYAGHQFGNLTMLGDGRAMMIGEHITPDGKRFDIQLKGSGRTPYSRGGDGRASLGPMLREYIISEAMHGLGIPTTRSLAVVTTGEPVYRETELQGAILTRVASSHIRVGTFQYAAGKGDMDDLKKLAEYTIDRHYSYIKEEGSDRYLALLKEVMKRQAELIAKWQLVGFIHGVMNTDNMTLSGETIDYGPCAFMDTFDPATVFSSIDTQGRYAYRNQPAIGAWNLARFAETLLPLLHEEQEEAIKIAENEIGKFADYYYTHWLAGMRKKLGLFNEEKEDETLFEDLLNLMKEHEADYTNTFLALTFDEEYEGTENLLKSSAFEEWKKRWLERLGRQEQSKEDAHQLMKDNNPALIPRNHRVEEALEAAVEQGDYSVMERLLEVLSEPYAHTKQQEEYCNFPPDSTRAYQTYCGT